A single window of Acidobacteriota bacterium DNA harbors:
- a CDS encoding DNA-binding protein has translation MSARTLFLAWQDNRSRQWFPVGRLDADPEHSKFRFRYTGGAERAQRDVGFPLAADFPSLREDYRSPELFPFFRNRITTLGRPDFVTYVRNLDLSVQADPIEILAVDGGASGTDAFEVFPQITKGDDGGFRCRFFLHGWRYVNRTAQARLDRVVADDRLHVTLELSNPVARVAVQLQTLDYHVIGWAPRYLVKDLLMAMAESPGTCVAHVVRVNPLPAPSKQRLLIELAGNWGGHEPMTDRDFLPLVG, from the coding sequence ATGAGTGCGAGAACGTTGTTCCTGGCTTGGCAGGACAATCGGAGCCGGCAGTGGTTCCCGGTGGGCCGGCTCGACGCGGACCCGGAGCACTCGAAGTTTCGGTTTCGCTATACCGGCGGCGCCGAGCGCGCGCAGCGGGACGTGGGTTTTCCCCTGGCGGCCGATTTTCCGTCGCTGCGGGAGGATTATCGGTCGCCGGAGCTGTTTCCGTTCTTCAGGAATCGCATCACGACGCTCGGGCGGCCGGACTTCGTCACCTACGTGAGGAACCTCGATCTGTCGGTGCAGGCGGATCCGATCGAGATTCTGGCGGTGGACGGCGGGGCCTCCGGCACCGACGCCTTCGAGGTGTTTCCGCAGATCACCAAGGGCGACGACGGCGGGTTCCGGTGCCGGTTCTTCCTGCATGGCTGGCGCTACGTGAACCGCACCGCGCAAGCGCGGCTCGACCGCGTGGTGGCTGACGATCGGCTCCACGTGACGCTGGAGTTGTCCAACCCGGTCGCCCGGGTGGCGGTGCAGCTCCAGACCCTCGACTATCACGTCATCGGCTGGGCGCCGCGGTATCTGGTGAAGGACCTCTTGATGGCGATGGCGGAGAGTCCGGGGACCTGCGTGGCCCACGTGGTACGGGTCAATCCGCTGCCGGCGCCGTCGAAGCAGCGCCTGCTGATCGAGCTGGCCGGCAACTGGGGCGGCCACGAGCCCATGACCGACCGCGACTTCCTGCCGCTGGTCGGATAG
- the pcaH gene encoding protocatechuate 3,4-dioxygenase subunit beta, which produces MHPYRRPPAGHDPPNDVPGYRSTALRHPAQPLVVIPQTLSEITGPVHGYGPVGPLDGNLTRQHDGAPVGERIVIAGRVLDEDERPVPETLVEIWQANAAGRYAHAGDTHDAPLDPNFSGAGRMLTDAAGRFRFTTIRPGAYPWANHDNAWRPAHVHFSVFGRSFLTRLMTQMYFPGDPLLALDPIFNAVPDAAGRERLVAAFDLDVTEPGRALGYRFDIVLRGRDATPLQG; this is translated from the coding sequence ATTCACCCCTATCGCCGTCCGCCGGCCGGCCACGATCCACCGAACGACGTGCCGGGGTACCGGTCCACCGCGCTGCGCCATCCCGCGCAACCGCTGGTGGTGATTCCGCAGACGCTGTCCGAGATCACCGGTCCCGTCCACGGCTACGGACCGGTGGGACCGCTCGACGGCAACCTGACGCGGCAGCACGACGGCGCACCCGTCGGCGAGCGCATCGTCATCGCCGGGAGAGTGCTGGACGAGGATGAACGACCGGTCCCCGAAACGCTGGTCGAGATCTGGCAGGCGAACGCCGCCGGCCGCTACGCCCACGCGGGAGACACCCATGACGCGCCGCTCGATCCGAACTTCAGCGGGGCGGGCCGCATGCTCACCGACGCCGCGGGCCGGTTCCGGTTCACGACCATCAGGCCGGGGGCGTATCCCTGGGCCAATCACGACAACGCCTGGCGCCCGGCGCACGTGCACTTCTCGGTCTTCGGGCGCAGCTTCCTGACCCGGCTGATGACGCAGATGTACTTTCCCGGCGATCCGCTGCTGGCCCTCGATCCGATATTCAACGCGGTGCCCGACGCCGCGGGGCGCGAGCGGCTGGTGGCTGCGTTCGACCTCGATGTGACGGAGCCCGGACGGGCGCTCGGATACCGCTTCGACATCGTCCTGCGCGGGCGCGACGCCACCCCGCTGCAAGGCTAG
- the pcaG gene encoding protocatechuate 3,4-dioxygenase subunit alpha → MLPLTPAQTVGPFFAVLVPERGHLALVTDETPGERIVIEGVVRDGIGQPVPDALIEIWQANAAGRCNHPEDPRTKGRDHTFDGFGRVHADVKGRFHIETIKPGSVPGPRGRPQAPHLMVGLFARGLLTRLVTRIYFEDEPWNALDPILAHVAPDRRHTLVAAHRGAGRYGHAIVLQGRGETVFFDV, encoded by the coding sequence ATGCTGCCGCTCACACCTGCCCAGACCGTAGGCCCCTTCTTTGCAGTGCTCGTGCCGGAACGGGGCCACCTGGCGCTCGTGACGGACGAGACGCCGGGGGAGCGCATCGTCATCGAGGGCGTGGTCCGCGACGGCATCGGCCAACCGGTGCCGGATGCCCTCATCGAGATCTGGCAGGCGAACGCCGCCGGACGCTGCAATCACCCCGAGGACCCGCGCACCAAGGGGCGCGACCACACGTTCGACGGGTTCGGCCGGGTGCATGCCGACGTCAAGGGCCGCTTCCACATCGAAACCATCAAGCCGGGATCGGTACCCGGACCCAGGGGCCGGCCCCAGGCGCCGCATCTGATGGTCGGGCTCTTCGCCCGCGGGCTGCTGACGCGGCTCGTCACGCGCATCTACTTCGAAGACGAGCCCTGGAACGCCCTGGATCCGATCCTGGCCCACGTCGCGCCGGACCGCCGGCACACGCTCGTCGCGGCACACCGAGGCGCCGGACGGTACGGTCACGCCATCGTGCTCCAGGGGCGGGGCGAAACGGTGTTCTTCGATGTCTGA